The following nucleotide sequence is from Salvelinus namaycush isolate Seneca chromosome 23, SaNama_1.0, whole genome shotgun sequence.
aacttattatgtgaacttattattatttttaaacaagtttttacacctgaacttatttaggtttgccataacaaaggggttgaatacttattgacccaagatattatttcagctttatttttttcattaatttgttaaaaaaatgacattatcgggtattgtgtgtaggccagtgacacaaattcaaaatgtaatccatttgaaattcaggctgtaacacaacaaaatgtggaaaaagtcacagggtgtgaatactttctgaaggcactgtaatagaCTAGGATCAACCCTCTACAGATCGGTTCAGACACAAACACATAGGCCTGAGAAACAGACAGGTGCTTTAGTGTTCATACGTTTCGGTATCGCTAACTGTTTCTGTTCCACAACATCCACATGAATATACGGACCATAACATACCATTGCGGGTGAGGCCCTTAAGTACATAGGCTGTGGCCCCTAAGGGCCCATAAAGGCTGACTGATTTACCTGTGGTACACTGGCGTGAGGTCAGTAATTCATACATTTTATCCAGGGGGTTCTCTGGTGGTTATGTAATGGTTCTCCTGTGGTTCCAGGTGACTCAGGGCTGGGTAAAGTGCGGATAAAGCCAGTCTGAGATCCAGAGAGAGGCTTGCGTGCCTCCTTGCTGTGTGAGGATGTTATCCAGACATCTGTTCTACACAACACATACCAGAATTAGGGAACATGGAGGAAATGAAACATCATTAATCTACATTGGAGAGGTTAGCTCTCTCCCCTCCGTCTATCTctactctttctccccctctcctattcccTTAACCATTGACAAATCCAAAATCCACAGCAGAATATAAAAGTCTCAACATTATCAAATAATTGTGTCATCtctctcatggtctgacaagGTGGTCTCATTGGAATATGTCAAAATATGGTCGTTGCTACCCCTCTACATATCTCCCTCTAtcgatccagtatccctgcacattgtaaatatggtcgTTGCTACCCCTCTACATATCTCCCTCTAtcgatccagtatccctgcacattgtaaatatggtcgTTGCTACCCCTCTACATATCTCCCTCTAtcgatccagtatccctgcacattgtaaatatggtcgTTGCTACCCCTCTACATTTCTCCCTCTAtcgatccagtatccctgcacattgtaaatatggtcgTTGCTACCCCTCTACATATCTCCCTCTAtcgatccagtatccctgcacattgtaaatatggtcgTTGCTACCCCTCTACATATCTCCCTCTAtcgatccagtatccctgcacattgtaaatatggtcgTTGCTACCCCTCTACATATCTCCCTCTAtcgatccagtatccctgcacattgtaaatatggtcgTTGCTACCCCTCTACATATCTCCCTCTAtcgatccagtatccctgcacattgtaaatatggtcgTTGCTACCCCTCTACATATCTCCCTCTAtcgatccagtatccctgcacattgtaaatatggtactggaactgaccctgcaTATAGATAGTATGATTACTTACTTTCTcctgttcttcttatttcttatttttattttctgGTGTGTTTTTCTTCTACCTTGTGTTATTTGTtgtgctacattgatattgattactgcattgttgggtttggagcttgctagaaaggcatttcactgtacttgtgaatGTGACACTTGACACTTGAAATACTatggttatatacagtatgttaacatTCTGATATATTTCTAATGATATGGTCTGAAGTCTACCCTACATTCTGCCACCATCGTGTGCCCCTTCGCTCAGCactcctctccatctccaccaTCCAACAGTTTTTCTGACTAGCTGGGCGTGGCTCTCCCTGAGTGACTACAACTGCTGGGTTCATGGCTCCAGGTATGGAACAGAGGCCCAAGTCTAAATAAACGTCCCATTCACCCACCAAACCTGGTTTCTATTAGTACTGTGGGGTGGCTCCAAGCTCTGACTACAATGTGTTAAACTTTGTGTAAAAGGCTTTAAACACTTGGTGGATTAATGgaattatattattataattattaaaggtagactcagcgatatgacgcagatgcagaaagtaaacagcatagtgggtcaagcACAAGACTCaacttctccccccttctccacGGTTTTGGTCCCGTGGCGACCACACCGTAACATGCGCTGTGTGGGACTGTGTGAGAGCAAAGTTTTCtatctcgctcatctcaatatctgtggTGCTGCTTGTGGTAAAGTCAATTCGCTTAGTTTACTTTTTTTATTGTATTAAACATTTTTGGGGGATattttaccccccttttctccccaatttcaatcttgtctcatcgctgcaactccccaacgtgcTCGGgaagcgaaggtcgagtcatgcgtcctctgaaacatgacctgccaaacacccgcccgcttaacctggaccagctgcaccaatgtgtcggaggaaacactgttcacctgacGATCGAGGTCAGCtcgcaggcacccggcccgccacaaggagtcgctaaagcacgatgagccaagtaaagcctccCGGGCCAAATCCttccctaactcggacgacgctgggcgccgccctatgggactcccgatcacggccggttgtgatacagcccgagattgaacccgggtctgtagtgacgcctctagcagatgcagaccgctgcgccactcgggaggcctgagtctacctttaaaagAGGTGAGAAAACAGCTCTGCATCCACTACCTCACGCTCTAACCCAGGTACTGGGTACTGGCATAGGTATACTTTCCACATCATATTAACTAAACAAAATAAAACACTTACTGTATCTGTGTAAGCTGTGCTGGTCATTAAGACATCGCAAAGACTACAATTCTCTTACCAAGGCAGATTCGCCATAGTATTACAACCACCACACTCACATCTAGGTCAACCCAAACCTGAATGCTATGCTGGAGAGAACCAATAAAGCATGGAGAACATTATACAGCTTCCCCCTCCCCAGTCTTCTTGTCCTTAATAGGTTTAGCAGTCAGAAAGCCAAGGCATGGTTCTGCAGGGCTAACTCTACTGCAGCGAAGCAGAGACAGGTAGGGCAGGATCTCTGAGCAGAGCAGCACAGCACAGCTTCATTACTCTGAGTGAGTTGACAGAGCTCTTGGCAGGTTGAAGCCTCTCTGCTGACCTGGGACACGAAACCAAGGAAAATGCTCAGAAGCAGAGTAAAGCAGACATTTTCACATTTCCATTGCAattgctacggtgtgccctaatgaacacaaccctggacTGGTTCTAAGAAGGTGTGGACAATCTTAAAGCCCGTGGCATAGTTCACCTGGTGGATATGGGAATATGGTTTCAGCTCTGATAATCAACGCTCCACTGCTGGAGTGGGAGATATTGTGAAACTACATGGGAATAACCTTGGAATAGCACTTGGAACATTGGAGCACGTGTGTATGAATGGGAATTGctttagaaaatataaaaaacgggGGTAAAGTCTGTCAGTGAGCTGCATTCAACCACATCCACCAACTCAAAAAGCAGCTCACTTCGATCACACCTTTAATCACAATCACACCTTGTATCTATATGTACATTTTTGATTCTAAAATTACATTAAACCTGGACCAAAACCTTACAACTTCTAAACCTAACCCGTGACCTTTTTATGCATTTGACTCAACACAGAGGAACAGTGTCCCTCTCAGTGAGAGCTGGCTGAAAATGGCTGCTGCACTGCTTTAACCCTTCTGGATGGAGAGGAGGATAAATCTACTCTGAGAGGTGGAGGAAGGAAAGATGttaaggaagagaggaggaataagAGGTCAAAGCTTCTGTGTTCACAGAGAGAACCGAATCACAGGATGCTAAAAACCTTGACGGAAAAGAGTCAAGGCTTATCTTTGTCCCCCTTCCCTGTCACCTGACtaatgtgtgtgtccctctgttgTTCACACTTCCCTGAAAACCCAAGCAGCTCTTTCCAAACAAACGAGCGGGGCAGCCATCAGAAACAAACACTGATGCGTCCCTGTGAAATGTCACAGCCGGAGGAAGAGCAACAAAGAGAACCCCTGGCAGGACCTTCCTcctgctgcgtgtgtgtgtgtgtgcttgtgacaGTGTCacagtgtttgtatgtgtgtgtatgtgtgtgtatgtgtgtgtgtgcgtgcctgagTGCATGCGTGCATGTTTACGTGCGTGCATGCATATGCATGGAAAGAGGGTGTAACTAATTGTTCTCTGTTATCTCTTGGCGGGAGTCTTCCTTAGAACATCAACTAACAAACGTTGTCCTCTCGCTGTTGGCTGGATGACAGAGTGTTAGGGGTCAGAGGGTCAGAGGGAAAGGAGAGCAGATCAAGAGATGTTCAAGAGAATTTTAAAGACAGGAAGAATAATTCTGGATCAGGTTACTTCTCATATTTACAGTCCACAGTCCACTAGTATGCTTTCATATTTTATTATTTGAGCCTGCAAAATAGAACTGTACATCTTTCATAGTTGGAAAAAAAGGTGCTGGGGGGGGGTGTTCAATAGTGATTGCTTGCTGATTAAACACGAAGGACGGAACACTGAAGCTTTACAGAATCATAGTCATTTGCCCATATCCACTAAGTGTCTCAGAGTtggagttctgatctaggatcaggttcccgcCTGTCCATATAATAAAAGGTCAAAGATCCTAGATCAGATCCTACTCTATGAGATGACTTTATGTCAATATAGGCCCTGGTGTCCAGACAGGCAGTGTCTGTTCCATCTGTGAGAACCTCAAACTGCACATACCCTCATTAGAATCCAGCTTGCAGACTGGAGGACAGAGGATCGAGGCAGGGttgagttaaaaaatatatatatttcacctttatttaactaggcaagtcagttaagaacaaattcttatttacaatgacggcctacccagcgAATTAGCCCCCCAGTGCCCGGGGCAGCAGCCTTCAAAGGACCCATTTTCTCCCATAGTGCACTTCTGCCACCTCTAATTACCCAGCAACCCCCATTGAGCGGCCACTGCCGATCGCAGCCACAGGAAACCCTCATTTATGTTGTTCAAAGGCAAAGCACAAGGTCTGCACTGTGTCCATTAGGACTTTACCAGTTTTTTCTCCTTCAAGGATATAGGTCAGTCTCTAGGGCTGGACTCACTAATCTCCACACAGCCTCACAGCTCGGCTGTAAAAAGGATACACCGCAAAGGGGTGGCTAGTGGTTACAGGGTGGACACTGAAGGTTAAAAAACATTGACCTTTACAATGTTGACGTGTTTAGTCGAAAAGGATTCTGTGTTTTTCTCTGGCCTCTCATTCactctttttcactctctctctcattctctccctctctgtctctcacactctctctcactcatatcTTTACCATTCTCTCATTCCGCTTCCCTCACAAAACCCCCCAAAACCATGGCAAAGTGTCCACAACATGTTCTCTTTCTCTGACTCCATGATGACTCACTCACCATACTGGCAGCGTGTTCCTTGGAAGCCTACAGGACACTGACAGATCTGGTCACCTCTCTCAGCACACCTGCCCCCATTGAAGCAGGTAGTAGCAGCACACACCCCTGTAGAATACAACGCACATCAGTCACTCCAGTAACACCTGCAAATGCTCATACACATCATGGCACGACAACACATGAACAATTAATTTAATATGTACGATAGCGCTAAATTTGTCCATGTATAAATGTGTTAATACAAAAATAATATTCAGTGTTTGACTTTGAACTCACGGTGCAAACAGCCCCTCTCCTTGCCCCTCTGTGTCCACCCAGGGCAGCACCTGTACACCCTGTGCACATCCATACTGTACACCTGCCTGTAGGCTGTATAGTAGCCTGTTCTGCAGAAAGGAAATTacatacaggtgtaggatcttaatttgatcaacctgttgcaggagaactttcctttaatgcaggaaatgttaaacttgtagtgtatttgaggttttaaaaggcttctgaagtttgtcatttccactttgacatttcagacttgattttccctcaaACCCTACAAAAATGTGCATTCATTAAAATCCACAcaacaattcacatttcctgttgctgcaggattatttccctgctgtagcaaactggctcaaatgaagatcctacatctgtatgagcCCAGTTATGAGAGGAGAGACTGAGTAGAACtatccaacaacaacaacagggtatTGGAGAAGACGTGCCACTCACCTCCTTTCGTAGCCAACACACCAGCGGTGGCCGGTGCAGCCTTGCTTCCAGACCTTCACCATCCGAGTGAAGGCCTGGACACAAGGCTGGCGTGCACCCAGCATGGACAACTCCTGCTCCGCACACACATTAGGCCTGCAGAGACACCGAGAGGATGATTCAGtctgtaacactttacattaagtagCTTGTATACCTGTGTAGTAACACTATAATTACTCTGGGTACTAGGGCTACATTGTTATATACCATGTTGTTATCATCAATTTAATAATTGATTTACAATGGCATAAAAATGGAGATGAGCGGTTTAGATATCCTTCAAGTTATTAGTGATGGATACACAGGACAGGAGAGGGTCAGGGTTGAGGTCAATGAGAGAGAGTTTTTACTCTCCTCCCTCTGACACCAGAGTTTCTGACCCTTATCATGAACCACCCAGCAGCACCAGACCCTCCAGCGTCTTGACAGGTGCCCAGCGTGTTCACTCtaaatgaggtgtgtgtgtgtgtgtctcccaggGAGCACGCCGACACAGGGGAAACACTGACACAATCCAAGAGGAAGCAGATGCACACATTCCAACAGACACAGTAACATACATTACCTAGATCTTATGTCTATTCACAGCATCAGATAGACCTGGGAATTTAGCAATTGGATTGATTTCAGCAATAATTGGCCATTGTTAGGGGTCTCTCATTGTTTAGCTCAAGGCACACTATATGGCGTGTGCGTTACCTGCTGTGGGCTCCATAATGTAAAGTAAAACCATTCTATCTTCATCTGTAGTCTGGGTTTTGGTCTGTTCTACTTTAGAATTCCCTAGACTCATGTTCTCAAATACTCTGCTAGACTTGGACAGTGTTCCAGATACCCAATAAACAACCAATAAAACTCCCCAGGCAATACCAGTTTCTTATCTCATCAGAGAAAATATGTCAgaatgtgtgtgcttgtttgtgtgtgtgcatgacttTGTGCATGTCTTCCTGTCCGCCAATGAAAATGCCAAGGTATTCAGCAGCTGAATATCTACATACCATCCATCATAAATATATCAAGATGTTGTCAGAACAGGGATTTATAACACACTTTTGTACAAATGTGTATTTCTGCATCTGCACACACCATCTGGGTTCAATAGACAGCAGGCTAGGTTAATTAGATAAGGGAAGTTTTAGGCTCTTATAGTCATGAAAATATCCTTCTGAATGCGTGTCCTGCACACGCTCATTCTTTTCGCGAAGTCTCTTGAGAAATGCACATTCCTTTACATCCTCAGCATAATAATGATCATGCTTGCCGGGTAAAGTAATATGGTTAATTCTACGTGGGGTGACGCCTAGAGGACAAACGCATCCAGATTACTGCTGTGCAGTCAAAAAAGACAAGAGTACACCGTACAGATATAACGTTCGTATCAAACAGTAGAAAACAGTGACAACAACGTCTAATAACCATGATATGAGGCTGTGGTTGATCCCTTTAACCAAAAGCATGTTGAAACATGCTGCATTAAAACATTTCCATTGAAGAGCCGCGAAAACCAAGTGGACTATTTATTAATTTGGTTATTTACAGACTCAAATGTTCATGTGtctcagagacagacagtgtagTGTGCTCATGTATTAGATGATTCAACATACAATATTCGAGCAACTCTTAATTCACTCACATGTCAGGTTGTAACTCCAGAGATGGTGCGATGCGCGCGGTGTCCAGTGCTATCATACACCACATTAAAACGTTCAAGAACATTATTCATTCACAGAGGGAAGACTACAAAGTAAAGAGTGATGCGGTGAAGGTAAATATCTCCTATAGTCCCATCAAATAATGATGTGCATCCTGTCTCCGACTGTGAACGCATCGAAACAGGACTACAATGCTTCCAGATTGTCCCGTGTCTAGAGAGTTTGAGAGAGGGTCTTCTTGTCCTCAGCTTGCATCCATCCCCCTTCGTCGTACGAGCTCTATTCACAAGAGTTCCGGAGTACCACCCACGAGCACTAGAGGGTCCCTATCATCACCAATGAGATCGATCTTTACTCAGCTCTCCCCTACCAAGAGCTTTTCAACTGTGTATTTTGATCTATGAAAAGTGCAGACTATTGAACTTTAACTTCATACACTAAATAGATTCTGATTGGTTTGATTATTGATCCATTTACGACCTTTATTTACGAGATCAAAAACATTTACCAACCCTAAGACTTTTTGACACCTTCCCGCTTTATTTCTGGAACCTGTAGGACTATTTGATGTTGTTTTGTTGGAGTTCATTGAGGATTCAATTAGAAAGCGTTGATTTGGAAACAGCGACCTCCACTGTTGTTGTCATTGAATCGTGCATTTATAAATTGCAATGTATTATAGGAGACTACCCTACAGCGCAAATGTGCGGTTCTCTCAGATGTTAATtcagatgttttttttaatgtaggCTCACAGTGCTGAGTGCAAAGTGGTTCATGAATGgctttatgtgtgtgtttttctctccATCCTACTCTTCTcaaacttctccctctctctccacttctttctctcttttttctctttccaTCTTCTCCTTCAATCACTTCAACTCCACCTGTCACTTTCTGCATCTCCTTCTTTGCCTTCTCTTTGACATCTACTTTTATTTTGTCAATCTCATTCACTTAATTGTTTAATAATCTCTCCTGTTCTTGTAATATTCTACCTTCTCTTATTCACATCCACTTTCAACCTTTCCACTATCTTATTCTTCCTCTCCAACTTCTCTTTCTTCTTTTCCAACTCCCAACTTTCTCCAATATGTCTAGCTTCTTGCTCTTTTTCTCCAGTTTCTCTTTCTGCTTATCCAACCCCTTGTCTTTCATCACTACCTACTCCCTCTTCTTCACCACCTATCTCTGCATTGCCACCTTCTCCTTCCTTTCtacccctccttcttcttcttcatttcCTCCTTTGCACTCTCCACTCCTTGCCTTCTCCaacacattctcttttatttcCACCTTCTCTCCATACTTATGGATCTTCTCCAGCGGTGTCTTCTATAATCTCCTGCATCCATactctctttaactctctctatctccctctcaatCTCTGCACATGTTTTTGCTCAAACCCTCAAATAATTGTGATAAAACTGCTGAATAAGTAGGCTAAATCATTTGTATCAGTTAATAATACGTCAGGCAACATTTTAGGAAAATCTATGCATTCTTATGATCAAACAATAAAAACGTTTGCTTAAATATGTTTTGACCCATGGTTAATAAGTACCCACCATGTGAGTGCAGaaatccagtggtgtaaagtacttacgtaaaaatactttaaataaTTATTTAAGTAGTTTTTATGGTATCTACTtttctatttatatttttgactacttacttttacttcactacattcctaaaaaaaaaaaaactttttactccatacattttccctgacacattTTGGATGCTTAGCTGGACTGGAAAATAGTCAAATGCACGCACAACAGAACATCCATTGTCATCCCTActccctctgatctggcagactcgctaaacacaaatgcttcgtttgtaaatcatgtctgagtgttagtggctatatttacatttaaaacgcaagaaaatggtgccgtctggattgattaatataaggaatttgaaattattttgatacttaagtatattcgAGCTATTACATTTGCGTTTGATACTTAAataaaaaccaaatacttttagacttttacccaagtagtattttactggatcacttttacttttacttgagtcattttctattaaggtatctttacttttactcaaatatgacaatttggtactttttccactgCTGTAGAAATCATTATCACAGATATAATAACAGATATTTTACAGTATGGAAAACAAGAATTTTCATGTGACGTAAACAACTTCCTGTTTGGGTCCACCATCCATGACATTCATTCAGGGCGGTAGTGTACGTTGTTGTCCCTTTCAAACTCCTGGAATCAACATCTAAAGATGCTACATCCTCTGTAATGCACCCTTGAATCTTCAGCTGGACCATATCCGTTTTTTCACGTATATTTAATTGCTGGAAGAAGAACAAACCAAAGGGTAAGGCCAGCCAGCTACTACTATCAGCTAGCTTGCTGTTCAGCTAGAAATGGTGTTTCGAAAAGCTAGCATGCTAGTGACGTGCTAGCTAACTGTCTGTCATACAGACATTTCAAAGTATCTGGTCAGGCCGCAGTCATGTAGTTAGCTTGCTACTCGCTGAATAATGCTTGGAATTGCATTTATGGGGCTTTATTTCGGTAAACATTACAGACAGTAAGCGCACCAACAGAACTAACGTTAGATAGCTAACTTAGCTTGCTAGCCAGTTTGAGACGTAGCGAGCTATGCTTGTTGATATTCCAGCCATCCAAggtctattttggtttcattggTGAAAATACTACTGTACATTTGGTATTAGTAAGTGGTCCTCATCTGGAGAGTGGAAATGCATTCAGGCCGTTGATTCAGATGGTCCTTTTATTCTTATCACATGATGGCGTCACGAGAATTCGTTCTATTTTAATTCATAAAGAATACCATCGCCGTCAAGGTTTCCTGGGGTATAGTTAAAAATAAACCTATATGTGGCTACATGGATAACCATTTATTTTAGGACCTCTTCTCTTAATAGATAATACAATGGCAAGCAAGTTTTACTTTATTGTTGTCAAAGGGAATCCCAAACTATATTGTGTAACCAGTTAGTTGGGTCAGCTGATATTGAAAGTGAAAATATTTTGTCTTTGTATATTTTCCAGCCAAATGAACGGAGCAGCATTCCCCTCTCCTACTGCAGAGATGGCGGAGATGAACCGCATCCACTACGAGCTGGAGTACACAGAGGGCATCAGCCAGCGCATGAGGATTCCAGAGATGCTCAAAATGGGCCCCTACGGTCATGACAACCCCAAGGCAGGCTCACGTGACCTGCACAACGTCATGATGCAGGTCCCAGAGAGGATCGTAATGTCAGGTAGCTACTACGTTGGTCCTCCCTAGGGTCTCTGTAGTGTTGATACTCCTGGGCCATGTTCATTGGGCTCGAAACGGGATAAATTGTTTTCAAATGGATGGGGTTCTCACTGATACTAGTTTCCTTTTCCATTGCAAACGATGTTAATCTTACTGAACATAACTCTGTATTGGCCCTTATGTGACACCCTGCCTGACTGCTTTTCTCAGGAGCTAGTGAGGACTCCCAGTTCCCCAGACCCAGAGATCTGGACCTGATCCAGTCCACCCCGCTAGAGAGCCTGTCCCTGAAGACCCCTCCTCGGGTCCTCACCCTCAATGAGCGGCCACTAGACTTCATGGAAATGGAGCGCAGTGCAGCCCCAGCCCAGCCAAGTGAGGAGGTAAGGTAGTGGGGGCGGGAGAGTCTAGAAATGGACAGAGATCGTACTGATGGGGTGATGCAATGGACCAGGCATGTGTGAACAAGCGGTATCAAACCCTGGTCATCCAAGCAGCTCAAGACTGTGCTAGccctctgagctaaagcctagacaTTAGTTCTGTGAGCTTACACAAATGTTCAGATCTCTGGCAAAGCCATTTGTCTTGTGAGCATAGTTCATAGAACCACTTCCTCTACACTGACAATGGGGAGTTTATTTGAAAGTGATGGCAAACTCAGTATTTTACGGGAAGAGGATATCAGTATTTACATGTTCTCCACTCCTCATAGGTGCGTTCGCAAGGGCGGTTGCGGCGGGAACGTTCAGCCAGCGAGAACACCACTGTCCGTCACAATAGCCAGATTGCCAGAAACGATTCAACGTAAGTAGCCTATCAACTGTGGTCCATACCCCAGTA
It contains:
- the LOC120018287 gene encoding mitochondrial fission factor homolog A-like isoform X2, coding for MNGAAFPSPTAEMAEMNRIHYELEYTEGISQRMRIPEMLKMGPYGHDNPKAGSRDLHNVMMQVPERIVMSGASEDSQFPRPRDLDLIQSTPLESLSLKTPPRVLTLNERPLDFMEMERSAAPAQPSEEVRSQGRLRRERSASENTTVRHNSQIARNDSTVTPSLPAPLRACPPLAMAEDEQNLYSTSGVLSFIQSTTRRAYQQVLEVLDENHRRLALATLDTTLDVSMAPDDMAVVDAATLRRQIIKLNRRLQLIEEENKERAKREMIMYSVTVAFWLINSWVWFRR
- the LOC120018287 gene encoding mitochondrial fission factor-like isoform X1; translation: MNGAAFPSPTAEMAEMNRIHYELEYTEGISQRMRIPEMLKMGPYGHDNPKAGSRDLHNVMMQVPERIVMSGASEDSQFPRPRDLDLIQSTPLESLSLKTPPRVLTLNERPLDFMEMERSAAPAQPSEEVRSQGRLRRERSASENTTVRHNSQIARNDSTVTPSLPAPLRACPPLAMAEDEQNLYSTSGVLSFIQSTTRRAYQQVLEVLDENHRSKPSLRGGSALTSNPLHESRLALATLDTTLDVSMAPDDMAVVDAATLRRQIIKLNRRLQLIEEENKERAKREMIMYSVTVAFWLINSWVWFRR
- the LOC120018287 gene encoding mitochondrial fission factor homolog B-like isoform X3; amino-acid sequence: MNGAAFPSPTAEMAEMNRIHYELEYTEGISQRMRIPEMLKMGPYGHDNPKAGSRDLHNVMMQVPERIVMSGASEDSQFPRPRDLDLIQSTPLESLSLKTPPRVLTLNERPLDFMEMERSAAPAQPSEEVRSQGRLRRERSASENTTVRHNSQIARNDSTLALATLDTTLDVSMAPDDMAVVDAATLRRQIIKLNRRLQLIEEENKERAKREMIMYSVTVAFWLINSWVWFRR